From the Paenibacillus sp. FSL H8-0548 genome, one window contains:
- a CDS encoding SDR family NAD(P)-dependent oxidoreductase, whose amino-acid sequence MRLKGHTVMITGGASGIGFAIAKKLAQMNNKVIIVGRDQGKLEAARAEVPELVTLSYDISLEAERVALASLLAERYPDLTMLINNAGIQYQCRFDVDPPSVQEIHQEMETNFIAAVRLSSLLIPLLQNKPEAAIINISSGLAIAPKAGAPIYCASKAALSSFTRSLRYQLEHTPIQVFEVLAPLVDTSMTQGRGRGKMSTAAFAEECVAGLARNRVVLRIGKTKLLYLLHRIAPSVAYRMLKNG is encoded by the coding sequence ATGAGGCTGAAGGGACACACGGTTATGATTACAGGCGGCGCATCTGGAATAGGGTTTGCGATAGCAAAGAAGCTGGCTCAAATGAACAATAAGGTCATTATCGTTGGACGGGATCAAGGGAAGCTTGAGGCAGCCCGTGCGGAGGTTCCTGAATTGGTGACGCTCTCCTATGATATTAGCTTAGAGGCCGAGCGTGTAGCTCTAGCGTCCTTGCTGGCAGAGCGATATCCTGATTTAACGATGTTAATTAATAATGCCGGCATTCAATATCAGTGCAGGTTCGATGTTGATCCTCCTTCTGTACAGGAGATTCATCAAGAAATGGAGACCAACTTTATCGCAGCCGTTCGGCTGAGCTCGTTGCTTATTCCTCTTCTGCAAAATAAACCGGAGGCCGCCATTATTAATATTTCGTCTGGGCTAGCCATTGCTCCGAAGGCAGGAGCACCCATATATTGCGCTTCGAAGGCAGCCTTATCGAGCTTTACAAGGTCGCTTAGGTACCAGTTGGAGCATACTCCGATTCAGGTGTTCGAGGTTTTGGCTCCTCTTGTTGATACGAGCATGACGCAGGGGAGAGGCCGAGGGAAAATGAGTACTGCGGCATTTGCCGAGGAATGTGTTGCAGGCTTGGCTCGAAATCGAGTTGTTTTGCGGATTGGCAAGACGAAGCTGCTATATTTACTTCATCGGATTGCTCCGAGTGTGGCGTATCGAATGTTGAAGAACGGGTAG